The following coding sequences are from one Humulus lupulus chromosome X, drHumLupu1.1, whole genome shotgun sequence window:
- the LOC133803925 gene encoding uncharacterized protein LOC133803925 isoform X2: MLGLTARLIPTTHFPIPSGLRPSLSKLPHRGNLDFHNENRRRRRPTTLVAFANKNDKELKKDSSEREENDGANKGGISDDDGDESGKENRRTIFSGIRWGDLVLSPDPDNILAVGLTGLLTWASVQVLWQLLFISLAILLAAVKYSLIAALLIFILITLL; this comes from the coding sequence ATGTTAGGCCTCACCGCCCGCCTCATTCCAACAACACATTTCCCGATACCCTCAGGACTAAGACCATCTCTTTCTAAACTTCCACACAGAGGTAATCTTGATTTCCACAACGAAaaccgaagaagaagaagacccaCAACACTGGTGGCATTTGCAAACAAAAATGACAAAGAGTTGAAGAAAGATTCAAGCGAGAGAGAAGAAAATGACGGAGCCAATAAAGGAGGAATCAGCGATGATGATGGTGATGAATCGGGGAAGGAGAATCGCCGGACTATATTCAGCGGTATAAGATGGGGAGATCTAGTGTTGAGCCCTGATCCCGATAACATATTGGCCGTCGGATTAACGGGGCTGCTGACATGGGCAAGCGTTCAGGTACTATGGCAGCTCTTGTTCATCTCCCTAGCCATTCTTCTTGCTGCTGTTAAGTACTCTCTCATCGCTGCTCTACTTATTTTCATTCTCATCACTCTTCTATAA